From one Felis catus isolate Fca126 chromosome E2, F.catus_Fca126_mat1.0, whole genome shotgun sequence genomic stretch:
- the PLEKHG4 gene encoding puratrophin-1 isoform X1: MGCSSVLRPLGGDAVPGLPPPCVPSPRPGGGASGRRGVTLYPPSMAVWKVRGLGCAASRLRGSACGGLNFRRICAIPLPGHQDWPLLWPSAFYLGHPPSPTGTSSIHFLDEQKPHSEGPAPLPLVLSRPTLKERVMEGPLEVGDKSPDSQGHATDSRFAVCSFSDAWDEEEPVPHVQVKDPNPPRSPAGTAQGEGLLGSSVPGDLQSPLGPMAADGPGEGQGDTLGGSSVQLEEPTPSGVESLPCPVSSHLSLAQGKSDSRGGDLARDQVPDRLVPAGLGPEGLDSDPVDLGGPLSETSSELLEPDPSGSCLPKPANYLLAQDLSWELLASGMATLPGTRDVEGRAVLLLCAHSPAWLYPKCSSHELIRLLLYLRSIPRPEVQALGLTVLVDARVCSPSSSLFWGLSQLQEAAPGSVYQVLLVGKMPEEVPSRLQLQQLPSHQSLLTYISTSRLPASMGGGLPYCHQTWLDFRMRLEALLQSFQVVCALLQEAIESMKAVPQPMESGEVGRLLQQTQVLMQHVLDSPWLAWLQFQGGLELAWLKQEVPEVTLSPDYRPAVDEVDELYGCVDGLLHQLTLQSNRRVQALELVQTLEAQEGRLHQIEVWLQQVGWPALEELREPSLDMLLQAQGPFQELDQVAQEQVRRGERFLQPLAGWEAAELGAAGARFLALQAQLTDFSRALAQRRQRLADAQRLLHFFKQASTWAEEGQRVLAELEQERPGVVLQRLQLHWTKHPDLPPAHFRKMWALATGLGSEGIRQECRWAWARCQDTWLALDQKLEAALKPPLTTTTTGSTASLCVSRFPAASATPPLRKAYSLDQNLGQSLREPAHHCHHAAIVAASHGPDAEGGAQPGSSPTMLPPGSSDPRTPNRLQLVLAEMVATEREYVRALDYTVENYFPELDRPDVPQGLRGQRAHLFGNLEKLRDFHCHFFLRELEACTQHPSRVAYAFLRHRLQFGMYALYSKNKPRSDALMTSFGHSFFKDKQQALGDHLDLASYLLKPIQRMSKYALLLQELARACGGAVQELSALRAAQSLVRFQLRHGNDLLAMDAIQGCDVNLKEQGQLVRQDEFMVRAGRRKSLRRVFLFEELLLFSKPRRGPTGIDTYAYKRSFKTADLGLTECCGDNNLRFEIWFRRRKARDTFVLQAASLATKQAWTADISRLLWRQAIYNKEVRMAEMVSMGVGNKALQDIDPSEEAINDRTVNYILKCREVRSRASVAVAPFDYESPYLGASSSLPGDPASCSMLGSLNLHLYRDPALLGLRWPLYSTSFPEEAALEAEAELGSQLSLTPEDSEVSSQCQSASGSSGSDSSYMSGRALGRGLEDLSYGGRST; the protein is encoded by the exons ATGGGATGTAGCTCTGTCCTCCGGCCCCTAGGGGGCGACGCGGTGCCGGGTCTTCCGCCGCCCTGCGTTCCCTCCCCGCGGCCAGGAGGCGGCGCCAGTGGACGCCGGGGCGTCACGCTGTACCCGCCGTCCATGGCGGTGTGGAAGGTTCGAGGGCTCGGATGTGCGGCTTCTCGGCTTCGCGGTTCCGCGTGCGGGG GCCTGAACTTCAGGCGCATTTGCGCTATACCTCTACCCGGGCACCAAGACTGGCCCCTCCTGTGGCCTAGTGCCTTCTATCTGGGTCACCCACCGAGCCCTACCGGAACATCTTCAATCCATTTCCTGGACGAGCAGAAGCCTCACAGTGAGggcccagcccctctcccacttgtccTGAGCAGACCTACTCTTAAGGAGAGGGTGATGGAAGGGCCCTTGGAAGTTGGGGATAAGTCCCCAGACTCCCAGGGACACGCCACTGACTCGAGGTTTGCTGTGTGCAGTTTCAGCGATGCCTGGGATGAGGAGGAACCTGTTCCCCACGTGCAGGTTAAGGACCCTAATCCTCCAAGATCACCAGCAGGGACAGCCCAGGGAGAAGGGCTTCTTGGCAGCTCCGTGCCTGGGGATCTTCAGTCACCCCTAGGACCGATGGCTGCAGATGGgccgggggaagggcagggggacaCATTAGGAGGTTCCTCAGTTCAGTTAGAGGAACCCACCCCATCTGGAGTGGAGAGCCTCCCATGTCCAGTGTCCTCCCACCTCAGTCTCGCACAGGGCAAGAGTGATAGTCGAGGGGGAGACTTGGCAAGAGACCAAGTTCCAGACAGGTTAGTGCCAGCTGGCTTGGGTCCTGAGGGGTTGGACAGCGATCCTGTGGACCTTGGAGGCCCTTTATCTGAGACATCTTCAGAACTACTGGAGCCAG ACCCCAGTGGATCTTGCCTCCCTAAGCCTGCTAATTACCTCCTGGCCCAAGACCTCTCCTGGGAGCTGCTGGCCAGTGGCATGGCTACCTTACCAG GGACTCGGGATGTAGAAGGCCGGGCAGTGCTGCTTCTGTGTGCCCATAGCCCAGCCTGGCTCTACCCCAAGTGCAGTAGCCATGAACTTATCCGCCTCCTGCTCTACCTGCGAAGCATTCCCAG GCCTGAAGTACAGGCCCTGGGATTGACCGTGCTGGTGGATGCCCGAGTTTGTTCCCCAAGTTCTTCTCTCTTCTGGGGGCTCAGCCAACTACAA GAAGCAGCCCCAGGGTCAGTATACCAggtgctgctggtgggaaagaTGCCAGAGGAGGTGCCTTCCAGGCTGCAG CTGCAGCAGCTGCCCTCTCATCAGAGCCTGCTGACCTACATCTCCACTTCTCGGTTGCCAGCTTCAATGGGAGGAGGCCTGCCTTACTGCCACCAGACCTGGCTGGACTTCCGGATG CGTCTGGAAGCCCTATTGCAAAGCTTCCAGGTGGTTTGTGCCTTGCTCCAGGAGGCCATTGAGAGCATGAAGGCTGTGCCCCAGCCCATGGAGTCTGGG GAAGTTGGTCGGCTGCTCCAGCAGACACAAGTCCTGATGCAGCACGTGCTAGACTCACCCTGGCTAGCATGGCTACAGTTCCAGGGGGGGTTGGAGCTGGCATGGTTGAAGCAAGAGGTCCCAGAGGTGACCCTGAGCCCAGACTACAG GCCAGCAGTGGATGAAGTTGATGAGCTCTATGGCTGTGTAGATGGACTGCTGCACCAACTGACCCTGCAGAGCAACCGGCGAGTACAGGCACTAGAGTTGGTCCAGACTCTGGAGGCCCAGGAGGGCAGGCTGCATCAG ATTGAAGTATGGCTACAGCAGGTGGGCTGGCCAGCACTTGAGGAGCTAAGGGAGCCCTCACTGGACATGCTGCTCCAGGCCCAAGGCCCTTTTCAGGAGCTGGACCAGGTTGCTCAG GAGCAGGTCCGGCGAGGGGAAAGGTTTCTGCAGCCACTGGCTGGCTGGGAGGCTGCTGAGCTGGGCGCTGCTGGGGCCCGCTTTCTGGCCCTGCAAGCCCAGCTGACTGACTTCTCCAGGGCTTTGGCCCAGCGGCGGCAGCGGCTGGCAGATGCTCAGAGGCTGTTGCATTTTTTCAAGCAG GCCTCGACAtgggctgaggaggggcagagggtgttGGCAGAGCTGGAGCAGGAACGCCCAGGGGTCGTGCTGCAACGGCTGCAGCTGCATTGGACCAAGCACCCTGACTTGCCTCCTGCCCACTTCCGAAAGATGTGGGCTCTGGCCACAGGGTTGGGCTCCGAGGGCATTCGCCAGGAGTGCCGCTGGGCCTGGGCACGATgccaggacacctggctggccctGGACCAGAAGCTAGAGGCTGCGCTGAAGCCACCACTGACGACGACCACAACGGGCAGCACAGCTAGCCTGTGTGTCAGCCGTTTCCCTGCTGCATCTGCCACCCCTCCCCTGAGGAAGGCATATAGCCTCGATCAGAATCTGGGGCAGAGTCTCAGAGAGCCTGCCCACCACTGCCACCATGCGGCTATCGTGGCTGCTTCCCACGGACCAGATGCTGAAGGTGGTGCCCAGCCAGGGTCATCCCCTACCATGCTTCCACCAGGCAGTTCTGACCCCAGGACCCCCAACAG GCTCCAGCTGGTATTGGCAGAGATGGTGGCTACGGAGCGGGAGTATGTCCGAGCTCTTGATTACACCGTGGAGAACTACTTCCCTGAGCTGGATCGCCCCGATGTGCCCCAGGGCCTCCGTGGCCAGCGTGCCCACCTCTTTGGCAACCTGGAGAAGCTGCGGGACTTCcattgtcatttcttcctgcgtGAGCTGGAGGCCTGTACCCAGCACCCATCCCGGGTAGCCTATGCGTTCCTGCGCCAT AGGTTGCAGTTTGGGATGTACGCACTCTACAGCAAGAATAAACCTCGCTCTGATGCCCTGATGACCAGCTTCGGTCATTCCTTCTTCAAG GACAAGCAGCAAGCACTGGGGGACCACCTGGACTTGGCCTCCTACCTGCTGAAGCCCATTCAGCGTATGAGCAAGTATGCATTGCTGCTGCAGGAACTGGCAAGGGCCTGCGGGGGTGCTGTGCAGGAGCTGAGTGCCCTGCGGGCTGCCCAGAGCCTTGTGCGCTTCCAGTTGCGACATGGCAACGACCTGCTAGCTATGGACGCCATCCAGGGCTGTGAT GTTAACCTGAAGGAACAGGGTCAGCTGGTGCGACAGGATGAGTTCATGGTACGTGCTGGGCGCCGTAAGTCCTTGCGCCGTGTTTTCCTCTTTGAGGAGCTACTGCTCTTCAGCAAGCCTCGCCGAGGACCAACGGGCATCGACACATACGCCTACAAGCGTTCCTTCAAG ACGGCAGACTTGGGCCTCACTGAGTGCTGTGGGGATAACAACCTGCGGTTTGAGATCTGGTTCCGCCGTCGCAAGGCCAGGGACACCTTTGTGCTGCAGGCTGCCAGCTTGGCCACCAAGCAGGCTTGGACAGCTGACATTTCTCGTCTGCTCTGGAGGCAGGCCATCTACAACAAGG AGGTTCGCATGGCTGAGATGGTGTCCATGGGTGTGGGGAACAAGGCCTTGCAGGACATCGACCCCAGCGAGGAAGCTATCAACGACCGCACTGTCAACTACATCCTGAAGTGCCGAG AAGTTCGCTCTCGGGCCTCTGTTGCTGTGGCCCCGTTTGACTATGAGAGCCCCTATCTGGGGGCCTCGAGCTCCCTTCCTGGAGACCCTGCCTCTTGCTCTATGCTGGGGTCCCTCAACCTGCATCTGTACAGAGACCCGGCTCTTCTGGGACTCCGCTGGCCCCTGTATTCTACCAGCTTCCCAGAAGAAGCAGCACTGGAGGCTGAAGCGGAGCTGGGCAGCCAGCTGTCTTTGA ctcctgaaGACTCAGAGGTGTCATCCCAGTGCCAATCAGCCAGTGGATCCAGTGGCTCTGACAGCAGCTATATGTCAGGGCGGGCCCTGGGCAGAGGTCTTGAGGACTTGTCCTAT
- the PLEKHG4 gene encoding puratrophin-1 isoform X2 — MGCSSVLRPLGGDAVPGLPPPCVPSPRPGGGASGRRGVTLYPPSMAVWKVRGLGCAASRLRGSACGGLNFRRICAIPLPGHQDWPLLWPSAFYLGHPPSPTGTSSIHFLDEQKPHSEGPAPLPLVLSRPTLKERVMEGPLEVGDKSPDSQGHATDSRFAVCSFSDAWDEEEPVPHVQVKDPNPPRSPAGTAQGEGLLGSSVPGDLQSPLGPMAADGPGEGQGDTLGGSSVQLEEPTPSGVESLPCPVSSHLSLAQGKSDSRGGDLARDQVPDRLVPAGLGPEGLDSDPVDLGGPLSETSSELLEPDPSGSCLPKPANYLLAQDLSWELLASGMATLPGTRDVEGRAVLLLCAHSPAWLYPKCSSHELIRLLLYLRSIPRPEVQALGLTVLVDARVCSPSSSLFWGLSQLQEAAPGSVYQVLLVGKMPEEVPSRLQLQQLPSHQSLLTYISTSRLPASMGGGLPYCHQTWLDFRMRLEALLQSFQVVCALLQEAIESMKAVPQPMESGEVGRLLQQTQVLMQHVLDSPWLAWLQFQGGLELAWLKQEVPEVTLSPDYRPAVDEVDELYGCVDGLLHQLTLQSNRRVQALELVQTLEAQEGRLHQIEVWLQQVGWPALEELREPSLDMLLQAQGPFQELDQVAQEQVRRGERFLQPLAGWEAAELGAAGARFLALQAQLTDFSRALAQRRQRLADAQRLLHFFKQASTWAEEGQRVLAELEQERPGVVLQRLQLHWTKHPDLPPAHFRKMWALATGLGSEGIRQECRWAWARCQDTWLALDQKLEAALKPPLTTTTTGSTASLCVSRFPAASATPPLRKAYSLDQNLGQSLREPAHHCHHAAIVAASHGPDAEGGAQPGSSPTMLPPGSSDPRTPNRLQLVLAEMVATEREYVRALDYTVENYFPELDRPDVPQGLRGQRAHLFGNLEKLRDFHCHFFLRELEACTQHPSRVAYAFLRHRLQFGMYALYSKNKPRSDALMTSFGHSFFKDKQQALGDHLDLASYLLKPIQRMSKYALLLQELARACGGAVQELSALRAAQSLVRFQLRHGNDLLAMDAIQGCDVNLKEQGQLVRQDEFMVRAGRRKSLRRVFLFEELLLFSKPRRGPTGIDTYAYKRSFKTADLGLTECCGDNNLRFEIWFRRRKARDTFVLQAASLATKQAWTADISRLLWRQAIYNKEVRMAEMVSMGVGNKALQDIDPSEEAINDRTVNYILKCREVRSRASVAVAPFDYESPYLGASSSLPGDPASCSMLGSLNLHLYRDPALLGLRWPLYSTSFPEEAALEAEAELGSQLSLTPEDSEVSSQCQSASGSSGSDSSYMSGRALGRGLEDLSYV, encoded by the exons ATGGGATGTAGCTCTGTCCTCCGGCCCCTAGGGGGCGACGCGGTGCCGGGTCTTCCGCCGCCCTGCGTTCCCTCCCCGCGGCCAGGAGGCGGCGCCAGTGGACGCCGGGGCGTCACGCTGTACCCGCCGTCCATGGCGGTGTGGAAGGTTCGAGGGCTCGGATGTGCGGCTTCTCGGCTTCGCGGTTCCGCGTGCGGGG GCCTGAACTTCAGGCGCATTTGCGCTATACCTCTACCCGGGCACCAAGACTGGCCCCTCCTGTGGCCTAGTGCCTTCTATCTGGGTCACCCACCGAGCCCTACCGGAACATCTTCAATCCATTTCCTGGACGAGCAGAAGCCTCACAGTGAGggcccagcccctctcccacttgtccTGAGCAGACCTACTCTTAAGGAGAGGGTGATGGAAGGGCCCTTGGAAGTTGGGGATAAGTCCCCAGACTCCCAGGGACACGCCACTGACTCGAGGTTTGCTGTGTGCAGTTTCAGCGATGCCTGGGATGAGGAGGAACCTGTTCCCCACGTGCAGGTTAAGGACCCTAATCCTCCAAGATCACCAGCAGGGACAGCCCAGGGAGAAGGGCTTCTTGGCAGCTCCGTGCCTGGGGATCTTCAGTCACCCCTAGGACCGATGGCTGCAGATGGgccgggggaagggcagggggacaCATTAGGAGGTTCCTCAGTTCAGTTAGAGGAACCCACCCCATCTGGAGTGGAGAGCCTCCCATGTCCAGTGTCCTCCCACCTCAGTCTCGCACAGGGCAAGAGTGATAGTCGAGGGGGAGACTTGGCAAGAGACCAAGTTCCAGACAGGTTAGTGCCAGCTGGCTTGGGTCCTGAGGGGTTGGACAGCGATCCTGTGGACCTTGGAGGCCCTTTATCTGAGACATCTTCAGAACTACTGGAGCCAG ACCCCAGTGGATCTTGCCTCCCTAAGCCTGCTAATTACCTCCTGGCCCAAGACCTCTCCTGGGAGCTGCTGGCCAGTGGCATGGCTACCTTACCAG GGACTCGGGATGTAGAAGGCCGGGCAGTGCTGCTTCTGTGTGCCCATAGCCCAGCCTGGCTCTACCCCAAGTGCAGTAGCCATGAACTTATCCGCCTCCTGCTCTACCTGCGAAGCATTCCCAG GCCTGAAGTACAGGCCCTGGGATTGACCGTGCTGGTGGATGCCCGAGTTTGTTCCCCAAGTTCTTCTCTCTTCTGGGGGCTCAGCCAACTACAA GAAGCAGCCCCAGGGTCAGTATACCAggtgctgctggtgggaaagaTGCCAGAGGAGGTGCCTTCCAGGCTGCAG CTGCAGCAGCTGCCCTCTCATCAGAGCCTGCTGACCTACATCTCCACTTCTCGGTTGCCAGCTTCAATGGGAGGAGGCCTGCCTTACTGCCACCAGACCTGGCTGGACTTCCGGATG CGTCTGGAAGCCCTATTGCAAAGCTTCCAGGTGGTTTGTGCCTTGCTCCAGGAGGCCATTGAGAGCATGAAGGCTGTGCCCCAGCCCATGGAGTCTGGG GAAGTTGGTCGGCTGCTCCAGCAGACACAAGTCCTGATGCAGCACGTGCTAGACTCACCCTGGCTAGCATGGCTACAGTTCCAGGGGGGGTTGGAGCTGGCATGGTTGAAGCAAGAGGTCCCAGAGGTGACCCTGAGCCCAGACTACAG GCCAGCAGTGGATGAAGTTGATGAGCTCTATGGCTGTGTAGATGGACTGCTGCACCAACTGACCCTGCAGAGCAACCGGCGAGTACAGGCACTAGAGTTGGTCCAGACTCTGGAGGCCCAGGAGGGCAGGCTGCATCAG ATTGAAGTATGGCTACAGCAGGTGGGCTGGCCAGCACTTGAGGAGCTAAGGGAGCCCTCACTGGACATGCTGCTCCAGGCCCAAGGCCCTTTTCAGGAGCTGGACCAGGTTGCTCAG GAGCAGGTCCGGCGAGGGGAAAGGTTTCTGCAGCCACTGGCTGGCTGGGAGGCTGCTGAGCTGGGCGCTGCTGGGGCCCGCTTTCTGGCCCTGCAAGCCCAGCTGACTGACTTCTCCAGGGCTTTGGCCCAGCGGCGGCAGCGGCTGGCAGATGCTCAGAGGCTGTTGCATTTTTTCAAGCAG GCCTCGACAtgggctgaggaggggcagagggtgttGGCAGAGCTGGAGCAGGAACGCCCAGGGGTCGTGCTGCAACGGCTGCAGCTGCATTGGACCAAGCACCCTGACTTGCCTCCTGCCCACTTCCGAAAGATGTGGGCTCTGGCCACAGGGTTGGGCTCCGAGGGCATTCGCCAGGAGTGCCGCTGGGCCTGGGCACGATgccaggacacctggctggccctGGACCAGAAGCTAGAGGCTGCGCTGAAGCCACCACTGACGACGACCACAACGGGCAGCACAGCTAGCCTGTGTGTCAGCCGTTTCCCTGCTGCATCTGCCACCCCTCCCCTGAGGAAGGCATATAGCCTCGATCAGAATCTGGGGCAGAGTCTCAGAGAGCCTGCCCACCACTGCCACCATGCGGCTATCGTGGCTGCTTCCCACGGACCAGATGCTGAAGGTGGTGCCCAGCCAGGGTCATCCCCTACCATGCTTCCACCAGGCAGTTCTGACCCCAGGACCCCCAACAG GCTCCAGCTGGTATTGGCAGAGATGGTGGCTACGGAGCGGGAGTATGTCCGAGCTCTTGATTACACCGTGGAGAACTACTTCCCTGAGCTGGATCGCCCCGATGTGCCCCAGGGCCTCCGTGGCCAGCGTGCCCACCTCTTTGGCAACCTGGAGAAGCTGCGGGACTTCcattgtcatttcttcctgcgtGAGCTGGAGGCCTGTACCCAGCACCCATCCCGGGTAGCCTATGCGTTCCTGCGCCAT AGGTTGCAGTTTGGGATGTACGCACTCTACAGCAAGAATAAACCTCGCTCTGATGCCCTGATGACCAGCTTCGGTCATTCCTTCTTCAAG GACAAGCAGCAAGCACTGGGGGACCACCTGGACTTGGCCTCCTACCTGCTGAAGCCCATTCAGCGTATGAGCAAGTATGCATTGCTGCTGCAGGAACTGGCAAGGGCCTGCGGGGGTGCTGTGCAGGAGCTGAGTGCCCTGCGGGCTGCCCAGAGCCTTGTGCGCTTCCAGTTGCGACATGGCAACGACCTGCTAGCTATGGACGCCATCCAGGGCTGTGAT GTTAACCTGAAGGAACAGGGTCAGCTGGTGCGACAGGATGAGTTCATGGTACGTGCTGGGCGCCGTAAGTCCTTGCGCCGTGTTTTCCTCTTTGAGGAGCTACTGCTCTTCAGCAAGCCTCGCCGAGGACCAACGGGCATCGACACATACGCCTACAAGCGTTCCTTCAAG ACGGCAGACTTGGGCCTCACTGAGTGCTGTGGGGATAACAACCTGCGGTTTGAGATCTGGTTCCGCCGTCGCAAGGCCAGGGACACCTTTGTGCTGCAGGCTGCCAGCTTGGCCACCAAGCAGGCTTGGACAGCTGACATTTCTCGTCTGCTCTGGAGGCAGGCCATCTACAACAAGG AGGTTCGCATGGCTGAGATGGTGTCCATGGGTGTGGGGAACAAGGCCTTGCAGGACATCGACCCCAGCGAGGAAGCTATCAACGACCGCACTGTCAACTACATCCTGAAGTGCCGAG AAGTTCGCTCTCGGGCCTCTGTTGCTGTGGCCCCGTTTGACTATGAGAGCCCCTATCTGGGGGCCTCGAGCTCCCTTCCTGGAGACCCTGCCTCTTGCTCTATGCTGGGGTCCCTCAACCTGCATCTGTACAGAGACCCGGCTCTTCTGGGACTCCGCTGGCCCCTGTATTCTACCAGCTTCCCAGAAGAAGCAGCACTGGAGGCTGAAGCGGAGCTGGGCAGCCAGCTGTCTTTGA ctcctgaaGACTCAGAGGTGTCATCCCAGTGCCAATCAGCCAGTGGATCCAGTGGCTCTGACAGCAGCTATATGTCAGGGCGGGCCCTGGGCAGAGGTCTTGAGGACTTGTCCTAT GTCTGA